The Streptomyces tendae DNA segment CGGACCGGGTCGTTCAAGCTGCGCGGCGCGTACGTGCGGATCGCCGGGCTGCTCCCCGAGGAGCGGGCCGCGGGGGTCGTCGCGGCGAGCGCCGGCAACCACGCGCAGGGCGTGGCCCTGGCGTCGTCGCTGCTCGGGGTGCGCTCGACGGTGTTCATGCCCAAGGGCGCCCCGCTGCCGAAGATCAGCGCGACCCGGGAGTACGGCGCCGAGGTGCGCCTGCACGGTCAGGTGGTCGACGAGTCGCTGGCCGCGGCCCAGGAGTACGCGCGTGAGACGGGTGCGGTGTTCATCCACCCCTTCGACCACCCGGACGTCATCGCGGGCCAGGGCACGGTGGGACTGGAGATCCTGGAGCAGTGCCCCGAGGTGCGCACGATCGTCGTCGGGGTCGGCGGGGGCGGGCTGGCCGCCGGGATCGCGGTCGCGGTGAAGTCGCTGCGGCCCGACGTGCGGATCGTGGGGGTGCAGGCGGAGGGCGCGGCCGCGTATCCGCCCTCGCTGGCCGCCGGGCGCCCGGTGACCCTGGGCCACCCGGTGACGATGGCCGACGGGATCAAGGTGGGGCGGCCGGGCGACGTGCCGTTCGAGCTGGTCGGCGAGCTGGTGGACGAGGTGTGCACGGTCACCGAGGACGAGCTGTCGGCCGCGCTGCTGCTGTGTATGGAGCGGGCCAAGATGATCGTCGAACCGGCCGGGGCGAGCCCGGTCGCGGCGCTGCTGAGCCGCCCGGACGCCTTCGAGGGTCCGGTCGTCGCGGTGCTGTCCGGCGGCAACGTGGACCCGGTGCTGATGGAGCGGGTGCTGCGGCACGGCATGGCGGCGCAGGGCCGCTACCTGGCCGTACGGCTGCGGCTGACCGACCGGCCGGGTGCCCTCGCCTCGCTTCTCGGGGCGTTGTCAGTGGTCGACGCTAACGTCCTCGACGTGAGCCACGTACGGACCGACCCCCGGCTCGGGCTCACGGAGGCGGAGGTCGAGCTGCACCTGGAGACGAAGGGCCCGGCGCACTGCGCCGAGGTCGAGCAGGCCCTGCGCGAGGCGGGTTACACGGTGACGGGCTGACGCCGGAAGCGGCTTCACCCCTTCGGGTAATCCCATTGAGAGACGCGATACATCGCGTTATGGTGTGTCGCATGTCGTGGTCCGGCCGCTGACGCCCCACTGCCGTGCGGGGGCGGAAAATCTCGGCGGACACCGGCGCACCGACCTAGGCTTTTCCGAAGAATCACGATGACGTGGAGATTCATATGCCAGGCGCCATTTATGCCGAAGGTCTGGTCAAGACCTTCGGCGACGTAAGGGCACTGGACGGCGTGGACCTCGAGGTCCCCGAGGGCACCGTCCTGGGGCTGCTCGGGCCGAACGGCGCGGGCAAGACCACCACCGTCCGCTGCCTCACCACCCTCCTGCGGCCCGACAGCGGAAAGGCCGTCGTCGCCGGCCTCGACGTGCTGAAGCAGCCCGACGCCGTACGCCGCTCGATCGGCCTGTCCGGCCAGTTCGCCGCCGTCGACGAGTACCTGACCGGCCGGGAGAACCTCCAGATGGTCGGGCAGCTGTACCAGATGAAGGCGAAGGCGGCCCGGGCCCGCGCGGACGAACTGCTGGAGCAGTTCCACCTCGCGGACGCGGCCGACCGCACCGCGAAGACCTACTCGGGCGGCATGCGCCGCCGCCTCGACCTCGCCGCCGCCCTGGTCGTCTCCCCGCCCGTGATGTTCATGGACGAACCGACGACCGGCCTCGACCCGCGCAACCGCCAGCAGCTGTGGGAGGTGATCAAGCAGCTCGTCTCCGGCGGGACGACCCTGCTGCTCACCACGCAGTACCTGGAGGAGGCCGACCACCTCGCGCACGACATCGCGGTCGTCGACCACGGCCGGGTCATCGCCCAGGGCACCTCCGACCAGCTCAAGGCCCGCACCGGCGGCGAGCGCGTCGAGGTCGTGGTGCACGAGCGCGAGCACATCCGCGCGGCGGCCGCCCTGCTGGACAAGTACAGCCTGCGCGGGCTCGGTCAGGGCGACACCTCCGTCGAGGAGCACATGCGCAAGATCACCACGCCGGTCTCCGGCGGTGCGAAGCTCCTCGCTGAGATCATCCGTGAGCTCGACGCCGAGGGCATCGAGATCGAC contains these protein-coding regions:
- the ilvA gene encoding threonine ammonia-lyase, coding for MSYSTADRLRTVTLDDVRGAHKMLSGVARTTALEGSRHLSRQVGAPVLLKCENLQRTGSFKLRGAYVRIAGLLPEERAAGVVAASAGNHAQGVALASSLLGVRSTVFMPKGAPLPKISATREYGAEVRLHGQVVDESLAAAQEYARETGAVFIHPFDHPDVIAGQGTVGLEILEQCPEVRTIVVGVGGGGLAAGIAVAVKSLRPDVRIVGVQAEGAAAYPPSLAAGRPVTLGHPVTMADGIKVGRPGDVPFELVGELVDEVCTVTEDELSAALLLCMERAKMIVEPAGASPVAALLSRPDAFEGPVVAVLSGGNVDPVLMERVLRHGMAAQGRYLAVRLRLTDRPGALASLLGALSVVDANVLDVSHVRTDPRLGLTEAEVELHLETKGPAHCAEVEQALREAGYTVTG
- a CDS encoding ATP-binding cassette domain-containing protein; this encodes MPGAIYAEGLVKTFGDVRALDGVDLEVPEGTVLGLLGPNGAGKTTTVRCLTTLLRPDSGKAVVAGLDVLKQPDAVRRSIGLSGQFAAVDEYLTGRENLQMVGQLYQMKAKAARARADELLEQFHLADAADRTAKTYSGGMRRRLDLAAALVVSPPVMFMDEPTTGLDPRNRQQLWEVIKQLVSGGTTLLLTTQYLEEADHLAHDIAVVDHGRVIAQGTSDQLKARTGGERVEVVVHEREHIRAAAALLDKYSLRGLGQGDTSVEEHMRKITTPVSGGAKLLAEIIRELDAEGIEIDDIGLRRPTLDDVFLSLTGHVAESGDGEGDDAPRTGAGSTETEAKGAKGRKGRGQRQNEEAAK